CATTACAATGACCCTCATCGACCCGGCCGATCTCGAAGAGGCGCGGGATGATATTTTAAACACGCTTAAAGACCTCGCCGCGAATCCGCCCTCAATCGAAGAATTGGCTGCGGTCAAGCGCCGTCTGCGTTATGAGACCGCCATGCGTCTCGAGACGGCGGGCAGCGTCGCCTACACCCTCGCTCAGTTCTACAATCTTACCGGCGACCCGGGGAGCATTTACAAATACTTCACACTTCTGGAGCAGGTGATGCCTGAAGATATTCAACGAGTCGCGGCAAGATACCTGATCGAAAATCAATCGACGACGGTAACGCTCGTTTCGGAGGAGGGGTAAAAATGCGGCGGCAATCCAATAGAGCCCAACAAATGCAGGAGATCATGCTCCTTCTGATCCTCATCGGCCTCCTCCTCGCCCCGGCGGCGCCCTGCTCCGCGCAGGGATTCTCCTTCCGCCCGGTGCTGATCCCTTCTTCTGAAATGCCCACCATCGCGATCCGCGTTCTCTTTGAAACCGGATCCGGAGATGACCCGAACGGCAGAGAAGGCCTTTGTTCAGTGGCGGCCCTTACAATGGCCGGCGGCGGCACCTCTGATCTATCGCATTGGGATGTGGTCAACGCCCTCTACCCCTACGCCGCGCAGATCCATGTTCAAGTAGACAAAGACTACACCGTATTCACCGCGACCTTCCACCGGGAGGTCTTGGAATCCGTCTATCCGGTCTTTCGAGACCTGTTGACGAGGCCCCGTTGGGATCCGGACGATTTCCAGCGCGAATGGAACGACGCGGTGAACTTTATCAATAGGGAACTCGTCGGGGAAAATGATGAAGAGCTCGGCAAGGCGGCGCTCGAGAAATTCATCTATGGGGCTGGACCCTACGGCCATCCCATCCGCGGCACGACAACCGGCCTAGACTCCATCACCCTTGCGGACGCGCAGAAGTTCGCCCTGGAGCACTTTGTCAGGGCCAGAATGCGCGTCGGAATCGCAGGCGCTTATCCTAATACCTTCCCGGGCCGCGTCATGACCGATTTGAATCTCCTGCCGGAGGGAAC
This sequence is a window from Candidatus Eisenbacteria bacterium. Protein-coding genes within it:
- a CDS encoding insulinase family protein, producing MRRQSNRAQQMQEIMLLLILIGLLLAPAAPCSAQGFSFRPVLIPSSEMPTIAIRVLFETGSGDDPNGREGLCSVAALTMAGGGTSDLSHWDVVNALYPYAAQIHVQVDKDYTVFTATFHREVLESVYPVFRDLLTRPRWDPDDFQREWNDAVNFINRELVGENDEELGKAALEKFIYGAGPYGHPIRGTTTGLDSITLADAQKFALEHFVRARMRVGIAGAYPNTFPGRVMTDLNLLPEGT